From a single Proteiniborus sp. DW1 genomic region:
- a CDS encoding carbohydrate ABC transporter permease, protein MARKIFKNAFIYIFSLICILPMMIMIFYSFKGIDGRFSLVQYGLALFQTEDFFRGFWNSIIYTFVIIGINIPLSLLSAYGFSRFNFKGKGVLYWLYIVLMLMPFQATMVAQHLTLKTLNIIDRPMAVILPNIFSTFGTILMAQYMRGINKEILDAGRIDGFGEFRLFLQITAPICKSIIFALTVLIFINYWSMVEQPLVFIEDAVDMPLSVILNASKRFRNIAFACGALFSILPILLYQFSYDDLVYGINLTGGVSIEGVEKKAKARTNRQTISKIIVVFMISMGICTLFTQKISYVMTPKVEIVHIRSGDLKSIPSDPTSESLGFYTYIVPTSCIHTNGQDQVIYTIMTEKSRRQRDEAVKMVVKVIETNGMETAIQGGFSQDTKIIARSTKPITDGMIVRVLNNGGADYGD, encoded by the coding sequence ATGGCTAGGAAAATATTTAAAAATGCATTCATTTATATCTTTTCTTTAATATGTATACTTCCAATGATGATTATGATATTTTACTCCTTTAAAGGTATAGATGGGCGCTTTTCGCTTGTACAATATGGACTAGCACTATTTCAGACAGAAGATTTCTTTAGAGGTTTTTGGAACTCCATAATATATACATTTGTGATTATTGGTATCAATATACCATTATCGCTTTTAAGTGCCTATGGATTTAGCAGGTTTAACTTTAAGGGAAAAGGTGTTTTGTATTGGCTTTATATTGTACTTATGCTTATGCCTTTTCAAGCAACGATGGTAGCTCAACATCTTACCTTAAAAACACTGAATATAATAGATAGACCTATGGCAGTGATATTACCTAATATATTTTCCACATTTGGAACCATACTTATGGCACAGTATATGAGAGGGATAAATAAGGAAATACTTGATGCAGGAAGAATAGATGGGTTTGGTGAGTTTAGGCTCTTTTTGCAGATAACTGCACCCATTTGTAAATCAATCATTTTTGCCCTTACTGTTCTGATATTTATAAACTACTGGTCTATGGTAGAACAACCACTAGTATTTATTGAAGATGCTGTTGATATGCCATTATCTGTTATATTAAATGCCAGTAAAAGATTTAGAAACATTGCATTTGCTTGCGGCGCTTTATTTAGCATATTGCCCATTCTTTTATATCAGTTTTCCTATGATGATTTAGTTTATGGAATAAATCTTACAGGTGGCGTTAGCATAGAAGGTGTAGAAAAAAAAGCAAAGGCACGAACAAACAGGCAAACTATCTCTAAGATTATAGTTGTTTTCATGATTAGCATGGGTATATGTACATTATTTACTCAAAAGATTAGCTATGTCATGACACCTAAAGTAGAGATAGTGCATATAAGGAGCGGAGACTTAAAATCTATTCCAAGTGATCCCACAAGTGAATCATTAGGATTTTATACATATATTGTGCCCACCTCCTGTATTCATACGAACGGTCAAGATCAGGTCATTTATACTATTATGACAGAGAAGTCACGACGTCAAAGAGATGAAGCCGTGAAAATGGTCGTTAAAGTAATTGAAACTAATGGAATGGAGACAGCAATTCAAGGTGGATTTTCTCAAGATACTAAAATTATTGCAAGATCCACAAAGCCCATTACAGATGGAATGATTGTAAGGGTATTGAATAATGGGGGTGCTGATTATGGGGATTAA
- the ugpC gene encoding sn-glycerol-3-phosphate ABC transporter ATP-binding protein UgpC: MGKVVFKNIKKVYSGNVLAVKDFNLEIEDKEFVVLVGPSGCGKSTVLRMVAGLEPITYGELFIDEKKVNEVAPKDRDIAMVFQNYALYPHMTVYENMAIGLKLRKVPKKEIDLKIRTVAKLINIEELLNRKPKALSGGQQQRVALGRAIVRNPNVFLMDEPLSNLDAKLRVQMRTEIIKLHKELATTFIYVTHDQTEAMTMGTRIVVMKDGLIQQAASPMEIYNNPVNTFVAGFIGTPQMNFIDVKISVEGEDAYIKFGGEKLKIKNSKLLLDKNESQGEMILGVRPEHIQIEPVNDYIDLIGTIDIVEHMGAETYIHVQVGSEKLTVRVPYEVNKKAGDKIKIFIDESKIYLFNKTNQKLIGKL; encoded by the coding sequence GTGGGAAAAGTAGTGTTTAAAAACATAAAAAAAGTATATTCAGGAAATGTTCTTGCAGTAAAAGACTTTAATCTTGAGATAGAAGATAAGGAATTTGTAGTATTAGTTGGCCCTTCAGGTTGTGGGAAATCCACAGTGCTAAGAATGGTTGCAGGTCTTGAACCTATTACTTACGGGGAATTATTTATAGATGAAAAAAAGGTTAATGAAGTTGCACCAAAGGATAGAGATATAGCTATGGTATTTCAAAACTATGCCCTCTACCCTCATATGACAGTTTATGAAAATATGGCTATAGGATTAAAACTTAGGAAAGTACCTAAGAAAGAAATTGATTTAAAGATTAGAACTGTAGCAAAACTAATTAATATTGAAGAATTACTAAACAGAAAACCAAAGGCATTATCAGGAGGTCAGCAGCAAAGAGTAGCTTTAGGAAGAGCTATAGTAAGAAATCCAAATGTATTTTTAATGGACGAACCATTATCAAATCTAGATGCTAAGTTAAGGGTTCAGATGAGAACAGAGATAATTAAGCTACATAAGGAGCTAGCCACCACATTCATATATGTAACTCATGACCAAACAGAAGCCATGACTATGGGAACTAGAATTGTAGTTATGAAGGACGGACTAATACAGCAAGCTGCAAGCCCTATGGAAATTTACAATAATCCTGTAAATACTTTTGTTGCAGGTTTTATTGGGACACCTCAAATGAATTTTATAGATGTTAAAATTTCAGTAGAAGGTGAAGATGCTTATATAAAATTTGGAGGAGAAAAGCTGAAAATTAAGAACTCAAAGCTATTATTAGATAAAAATGAGTCGCAAGGTGAGATGATTTTAGGCGTTAGACCTGAACATATCCAGATTGAGCCAGTTAATGACTATATAGATCTAATAGGTACAATAGATATTGTTGAACATATGGGTGCTGAAACTTATATTCATGTGCAAGTCGGTAGTGAGAAGCTAACTGTAAGAGTACCTTATGAAGTTAATAAAAAAGCAGGAGATAAAATTAAAATTTTTATAGATGAAAGCAAAATCTATCTATTTAATAAGACTAACCAAAAGTTAATAGGAAAGTTGTAA
- the helD gene encoding RNA polymerase recycling motor HelD produces MQAQKHPAYDEENRFLKDICKCMNAEIDYLEKETKRMDDELSRLKRSVGGSYSDDVIVKTTVHEANKKKLNQLKKAEEKPYFGRIDFKDIDKSEYETFYIGKTSLSRRDDDKMLILDWRAPMASLYYSGEIGEVMYKAPSGLIIGDLEIKRQYEIYNKELINIFDKGLTPMDEYLQSALWEKKDNRLRDIVNTIQSEQNDIIRADKGKVLIVQGVAGSGKTTIVLHRIAYLMYTYQEVFDTDKLLIIVPNNLFLNYISDVLPDLGVEEIKQSTFEDLAMTLLNKEYRLVEAEKKFFQLLDYKNLSQESRSLLKFSSYFKGSMIFKNIIDKYVVKLSSSFVPKTDLKIKDFVVYSYEEVIKMYEEDYRYLPIVPRSRRIRKYIEANIADRVKEIQSKITKRYDNKVKLLKASAEDIESIREELIKVYDERDRLNEELENSMHKSIREYFNQWQSIDVDMLYKTLLTDFNNLRKYIDKEIDQEKIEFISSYSKSIFNNGMVEREDLAALLYFHLKLEGLSLKGKYNHIVVDEAQDYSELQMYILRQLSSNDSFTIVGDISQGIHSYKGIGSWKELMEDVFSDCDRELLNLKICYRSTMEIMNFANEVIKKLRKENIILAEPVLRSGDKPFIIKKNSETEITSDIALRIKELKNEGHKSIAIICKTTEESLDVYEMLKNSVSDDINLITDKDISYSGGIVVISAYLSKGLEFDVVIVFNCSDDNYILDELHVKLFYVSITRPLHKLFIYHKGKPSELLDIDGEYFNNL; encoded by the coding sequence ATGCAGGCCCAGAAACATCCAGCATACGATGAGGAAAATAGGTTTTTAAAGGATATCTGTAAGTGTATGAATGCAGAAATAGATTATCTAGAAAAAGAAACGAAAAGAATGGATGACGAATTATCAAGACTTAAAAGGTCAGTAGGAGGTAGTTATAGTGATGATGTTATTGTAAAGACTACAGTTCATGAAGCAAATAAAAAGAAGCTTAATCAACTCAAGAAAGCCGAAGAGAAGCCTTATTTTGGAAGAATAGATTTCAAGGATATAGATAAGTCCGAATATGAGACCTTCTACATTGGCAAAACAAGCTTATCTAGAAGAGACGATGATAAGATGCTTATACTTGACTGGAGAGCTCCTATGGCAAGCTTATATTATAGCGGTGAAATAGGAGAAGTAATGTATAAGGCTCCTAGTGGGCTCATAATAGGAGACTTAGAGATTAAGAGACAATACGAGATTTATAATAAAGAATTAATCAATATATTTGACAAAGGGCTTACTCCAATGGATGAGTACCTACAATCTGCACTATGGGAAAAGAAAGATAACAGATTAAGGGATATAGTCAATACAATACAGAGTGAGCAAAATGATATAATCAGAGCAGACAAAGGAAAGGTCCTAATTGTACAAGGAGTAGCAGGTAGCGGAAAAACTACAATTGTACTTCACAGAATAGCATATCTTATGTATACCTATCAGGAGGTATTTGATACTGATAAGCTCCTTATCATAGTACCTAATAATCTCTTCTTAAACTATATTTCTGATGTGTTACCGGATTTAGGTGTTGAAGAAATAAAACAGTCAACATTTGAAGACCTTGCAATGACATTATTGAATAAAGAATATAGATTAGTAGAAGCTGAAAAGAAGTTTTTTCAACTGCTAGACTATAAAAACCTATCACAAGAGTCCAGAAGTCTATTGAAGTTTAGCTCTTATTTTAAAGGCTCAATGATATTCAAAAATATTATAGATAAGTATGTCGTTAAACTATCTTCAAGCTTTGTTCCTAAAACTGACCTTAAAATAAAAGACTTTGTGGTTTATTCCTACGAAGAAGTTATTAAAATGTATGAGGAAGACTATAGATATTTACCTATTGTTCCACGGTCAAGGAGAATTAGAAAATATATAGAAGCCAATATAGCAGATAGAGTTAAGGAAATTCAATCTAAAATCACTAAGAGATATGACAATAAAGTAAAGCTTTTAAAAGCATCTGCAGAAGACATAGAATCCATAAGAGAAGAACTCATTAAGGTTTATGATGAAAGAGATAGGCTAAATGAAGAGTTGGAAAATTCAATGCATAAATCTATAAGAGAATACTTTAACCAATGGCAAAGCATAGATGTAGATATGTTGTATAAAACATTACTAACTGATTTTAACAATCTAAGGAAATATATTGATAAAGAAATAGACCAGGAAAAAATTGAATTTATTAGTTCTTATTCCAAGTCTATTTTTAATAATGGAATGGTAGAAAGAGAAGATTTAGCGGCACTCTTATATTTTCATCTAAAACTTGAAGGATTGTCCTTAAAGGGTAAATACAATCATATAGTAGTAGATGAGGCTCAAGACTATAGTGAACTTCAAATGTATATATTAAGGCAGCTTAGTAGCAATGATTCCTTTACAATAGTAGGAGATATATCACAGGGGATACATTCGTATAAAGGAATAGGAAGCTGGAAAGAGCTGATGGAGGATGTATTTTCTGATTGTGATAGAGAACTTTTAAACTTGAAAATTTGCTATCGTTCTACAATGGAGATAATGAACTTTGCTAATGAAGTTATTAAAAAATTAAGAAAAGAAAATATCATTCTTGCTGAACCTGTTCTAAGGTCAGGAGATAAGCCCTTTATTATAAAGAAAAACAGTGAAACTGAGATTACTAGTGATATTGCCTTAAGAATAAAAGAACTTAAAAACGAAGGTCATAAATCAATCGCCATAATATGCAAGACAACAGAGGAGAGCTTAGATGTATATGAAATGCTGAAGAACTCTGTAAGTGATGACATAAACTTAATTACTGATAAGGATATATCTTATTCAGGTGGAATAGTAGTTATCTCAGCATATCTGTCAAAGGGGTTAGAGTTTGATGTAGTCATAGTATTTAACTGTTCTGATGATAATTATATTTTAGATGAGCTTCATGTAAAGCTATTCTATGTATCCATAACAAGACCTTTGCATAAGCTTTTTATATACCATAAGGGTAAACCATCTGAGTTATTAGATATAGATGGTGAATATTTCAATAATCTCTAA
- a CDS encoding ferrous iron transport protein A codes for MDKISLASLKSNEYGRVKEIFGGCKAKKRLYELGLYKNACVKVEKNDFGPLILNLSGNKLALGRGLASHVIVER; via the coding sequence ATGGATAAGATATCATTAGCTTCTCTAAAGTCCAATGAATATGGAAGAGTTAAGGAGATTTTTGGAGGCTGTAAAGCTAAAAAAAGACTTTATGAGCTAGGACTTTATAAAAATGCTTGTGTTAAAGTTGAAAAGAACGATTTTGGTCCCCTTATTTTAAATTTATCTGGTAATAAATTGGCTTTAGGTCGTGGATTAGCCAGTCACGTTATAGTTGAGCGTTAA
- the feoB gene encoding ferrous iron transport protein B, whose translation MNTIALVGNPNCGKTTLFNALTGSNQHIGNWPGVTVEKKEGKFKYKGDIYSVIDLPGTYSLGAYSEDEVVARDYILKGNPDVVINVVDATNLERNLYLTTQLIEMGTKVIIALNMMDEAQQKNIEIDLNKLSKELGVPVIPTIASKNKGLDSLIEKSIKYIKESQDSKLEFSYGGDIDKEIEHIKSLLDNSGLGYPPKWIAVKLLEGDKEVFRLIESKGPVSIREKLASLEEKAADYEFEIVDKRYDFIGKIVNKAVKKPVKAIETRTDKIDKIITHKYLGLPIFALIMFGIFQLTFVIGKDLLGGYVATFIEIIGEYVVNLLSMVNAPEWLLSFLSEGIFSGVGAVFEFIPLITVLYFFIGILEDTGYMARAAYIMDGLMRALGLHGKTFISMVVGFGCNVPGIMSTRTLDNKKDRMIALLINPFMSCGARLPIYLVFIAAFFPKHGGIVLFSLYALGIVVALLVGKIFSKTLFKGESSDFIMELPPYRLPIFKYVLRDMWDKVWDFLYRAGTIIFVVVSVLWILSILPFGVEPYSQESILGRIGTILAPIFVPAGFGTWQATVSLFAGIAAKEAVVAILGMVYAGVSEGSQLVTALQGVFTPLTATSFMVMTLLYTPCAAVLATVKHETKSNKWMIFMAVYPFVIGWIGAVLVYQIGRLLGF comes from the coding sequence ATGAACACTATTGCTCTTGTAGGTAATCCAAATTGTGGGAAAACTACATTGTTTAATGCTTTAACTGGTTCAAACCAGCATATTGGTAACTGGCCAGGTGTTACAGTTGAAAAAAAAGAAGGAAAATTTAAATATAAAGGTGACATTTATAGTGTTATCGACTTACCAGGGACCTATAGTCTTGGAGCTTATTCAGAGGATGAGGTAGTTGCTCGTGACTATATACTTAAGGGAAATCCTGATGTTGTAATCAATGTGGTAGATGCTACTAATCTTGAAAGGAATTTATATTTAACAACCCAATTAATAGAGATGGGGACAAAGGTTATCATAGCTTTAAATATGATGGATGAGGCTCAACAAAAAAATATTGAGATAGATTTGAACAAGCTGTCTAAAGAATTAGGCGTTCCTGTAATTCCTACTATAGCTTCTAAAAATAAGGGCTTAGATTCTTTGATTGAAAAATCCATTAAATACATTAAAGAAAGCCAAGATTCTAAATTAGAATTTAGCTATGGCGGTGATATTGATAAAGAAATTGAACATATAAAATCCTTACTTGACAATTCAGGATTAGGTTATCCTCCTAAATGGATAGCTGTAAAGCTTTTAGAGGGGGATAAAGAGGTTTTTAGACTTATAGAAAGTAAAGGACCTGTTTCCATTCGAGAAAAACTTGCATCTTTGGAGGAAAAAGCGGCTGATTACGAATTTGAAATTGTAGATAAAAGATATGATTTCATCGGTAAGATTGTAAACAAGGCAGTAAAAAAGCCTGTAAAGGCAATAGAAACAAGAACTGATAAAATAGATAAGATTATTACTCATAAATATTTAGGACTTCCAATATTTGCACTTATTATGTTTGGTATATTTCAGTTAACTTTTGTTATTGGTAAAGACTTACTTGGTGGATATGTGGCAACTTTTATAGAGATAATTGGAGAGTATGTAGTTAATTTATTATCCATGGTAAATGCTCCAGAATGGTTGCTATCTTTTCTTTCTGAAGGTATATTTAGTGGAGTGGGTGCTGTATTTGAGTTTATACCTCTCATCACTGTATTATATTTTTTCATAGGTATACTAGAAGATACAGGATATATGGCGAGGGCTGCCTATATAATGGATGGTTTAATGAGGGCCCTTGGTCTTCATGGGAAAACATTCATTTCTATGGTAGTAGGCTTTGGCTGCAATGTACCTGGTATAATGTCTACTAGAACTTTAGATAATAAAAAAGATAGGATGATTGCTTTACTTATAAACCCATTTATGTCCTGTGGTGCAAGATTACCTATTTACTTAGTATTTATAGCTGCCTTTTTCCCTAAGCATGGAGGAATAGTATTATTTTCTCTTTATGCTTTAGGTATAGTTGTGGCATTGTTAGTAGGTAAAATATTTTCAAAGACATTATTTAAAGGCGAATCTTCTGACTTTATCATGGAGCTACCCCCATATAGATTACCTATATTCAAATATGTTCTAAGAGATATGTGGGACAAGGTATGGGACTTTTTATATAGAGCTGGGACCATCATCTTTGTTGTGGTTTCTGTTCTTTGGATTCTATCAATATTACCATTTGGAGTGGAACCCTATAGTCAGGAAAGTATATTAGGTAGAATAGGAACTATTTTAGCTCCGATATTTGTACCAGCGGGATTTGGTACTTGGCAGGCTACAGTTAGTTTATTTGCAGGTATAGCTGCCAAGGAAGCTGTTGTCGCAATACTTGGAATGGTTTATGCAGGTGTATCAGAAGGTTCTCAGTTGGTAACTGCTTTACAGGGTGTGTTTACACCACTTACAGCTACATCATTTATGGTTATGACTCTTTTATATACTCCTTGTGCCGCAGTATTAGCCACTGTAAAACATGAAACTAAGTCTAATAAATGGATGATATTTATGGCAGTTTATCCATTTGTTATAGGCTGGATTGGCGCAGTTCTAGTTTACCAAATTGGTAGACTACTAGGTTTTTAG
- a CDS encoding FeoC-like transcriptional regulator produces the protein MLKDVLKEISNAKAFSVSLLAKNLKISEGLVEDIVKELSRMGYIVEDMGSPTCGIPCSGCAMKAFCNSIPIKTFTVTAKGKKLLESIQKTYV, from the coding sequence ATGCTTAAGGATGTTTTAAAGGAAATATCTAATGCAAAAGCATTTTCTGTTTCTTTGCTTGCAAAGAATTTAAAAATATCAGAGGGTCTAGTTGAAGACATAGTGAAGGAATTATCACGAATGGGTTATATTGTTGAAGACATGGGCTCTCCAACTTGCGGCATACCATGTAGTGGATGCGCAATGAAGGCTTTTTGTAATTCTATACCTATAAAGACTTTTACTGTAACGGCTAAGGGGAAGAAGTTACTTGAAAGCATACAAAAGACCTATGTATAA
- a CDS encoding 4Fe-4S binding protein yields MKNLNNYYIKTNRSFSFIRKFAWILTVLVAIGGQWEPKLGLIVIFIMAGLTITAFFNGRYWCGNFCPHGSLFDKVILPISKNKKIPNFLKSKFMIIGFLIFFMANFIRRILKIFQAWGTYDFLDKLGYLFSNTYLMVLIVGGILAIFINVRTWCQFCPMGTIQKLSYKLGKALGFAKKTEKKITISNQEKCYKCGKCARVCPFQLMPYMEFSHNNQLNNIDCIKCSTCVVNCPAGILSLEKMSRS; encoded by the coding sequence ATGAAAAACTTAAACAACTACTATATCAAAACAAATCGTTCTTTTAGTTTTATTAGAAAATTTGCCTGGATACTGACGGTTCTTGTAGCTATTGGAGGACAATGGGAACCTAAATTAGGTTTAATTGTTATATTTATAATGGCTGGGTTAACAATTACAGCATTTTTCAATGGAAGGTACTGGTGCGGGAATTTTTGTCCTCATGGAAGTCTATTTGATAAAGTCATTTTGCCTATTAGCAAGAATAAGAAAATTCCAAATTTCTTAAAATCTAAATTTATGATAATTGGTTTTCTTATATTTTTTATGGCCAACTTTATAAGAAGAATACTCAAAATATTTCAAGCATGGGGAACTTATGACTTTTTAGATAAATTGGGGTATTTATTTTCTAACACCTATTTAATGGTTTTAATTGTAGGAGGTATCCTAGCAATATTTATTAACGTTCGTACATGGTGTCAATTTTGTCCAATGGGAACAATACAGAAGTTATCCTATAAATTAGGGAAGGCTTTAGGTTTTGCTAAAAAGACTGAAAAGAAAATTACTATTTCAAACCAAGAAAAATGCTACAAATGTGGTAAATGTGCTAGGGTTTGTCCTTTTCAGTTAATGCCTTATATGGAGTTTTCTCATAATAATCAATTAAATAATATTGATTGTATCAAGTGCTCTACTTGTGTAGTAAACTGCCCTGCAGGGATTTTATCACTTGAAAAAATGTCAAGAAGCTAA
- a CDS encoding cation-translocating P-type ATPase: MWFSKSQEEVLKELNVNPKTGLATEEVNSRLQKYGENKLKGKPKKSLISLFLAQLKDMLIYVLLGATAITIAIGHYEDAIIILLVVILNAVIGVVQENKAEKAIEALQQMTTPKTLVRRDGEVKEIDSEKVVPGDIVIIDAGRYIPADIRLINSANLQIEESALTGESVPSAKDANDIHEDPKTPIGDKSNMAFMSTLATYGRGEGVVVATAMETEIGKIAKILDEGNDELTPLQRRLEELGKVLGFLAIGICAVIFLIGVFQKRDLFDMFLVAISLAVAAIPEGLAAIVAIVLALGVTRMSKINAIVKKLPAVETLGSVNIICSDKTGTLTQNKMTVVKHYTLNNIKDVPTTETEFNANKDEAELIKTLVLCSDATYENGESTGDPTEVALVVLGHKYKLPKRELNSKYERVGEKPFDSDRKLMSTLNKEGKGYRVHTKGAIDNLLKISTHALVDGKVVQLTEEMRKKYLKVAEEMSDDALRVLGAAFKDTTSVISPDEMEKDLTIIGLVGMIDPPRVEVKDSIKEAKNAGITPVMITGDHKNTAVAIAKELGIAESIEQSLTGAEIDEMSDEEFSRKINKYRVFARVSPEHKVKIVRAFKSHGNIVSMTGDGVNDAPSLKYADIGVAMGITGTDVAKGASDMILTDDNFTTIVHAIEEGRNIYNNIKKAVIFLLSCNLGEVVTILASILFGWPVPLSATQILWINLMTDSLPAIALGVDPGDHDVMKRKPRNPKESFFAEGAATRAIIGGVLIGILTLAAFYFGLSEFGYGLGSKDIPEHVLTYARTMSFVVLAASQLFYSLTMRNSIKSILQVGLFSNKWLIGAIIVGFVLQLGVISIPFLADVFGVHNLSLRDWGLVIGFALVPLVVNEMIKAFARLKA; encoded by the coding sequence ATGTGGTTTTCGAAATCACAGGAAGAAGTACTTAAGGAACTTAATGTAAATCCTAAAACGGGACTGGCCACTGAAGAAGTAAACTCTAGGCTTCAAAAATATGGTGAGAATAAACTAAAAGGAAAACCAAAGAAAAGTTTAATTTCCTTATTTCTTGCACAGCTTAAAGACATGCTAATATATGTTCTTTTAGGTGCAACAGCTATAACAATTGCAATCGGACATTATGAAGATGCTATAATAATTCTTCTAGTTGTCATATTGAATGCAGTAATAGGAGTAGTTCAGGAGAATAAAGCTGAAAAGGCTATCGAAGCATTGCAACAAATGACTACACCAAAAACCCTTGTAAGACGTGATGGAGAAGTTAAAGAGATAGACTCAGAAAAGGTTGTGCCAGGAGATATTGTAATTATAGATGCAGGTAGATATATACCAGCAGACATTAGATTAATTAATAGTGCTAACCTTCAAATTGAAGAATCTGCCTTAACTGGTGAATCTGTACCTAGTGCTAAGGATGCAAATGATATTCATGAAGACCCTAAGACTCCAATAGGAGATAAGTCAAACATGGCATTTATGTCTACACTTGCTACCTATGGTAGAGGTGAAGGCGTTGTTGTAGCCACAGCTATGGAAACTGAAATAGGTAAGATAGCAAAGATACTTGATGAAGGTAATGATGAACTGACTCCTCTGCAAAGAAGGCTAGAGGAACTTGGTAAGGTTCTTGGTTTTTTAGCAATTGGGATTTGTGCGGTAATATTTTTAATTGGAGTATTCCAAAAAAGAGATTTATTTGATATGTTTTTAGTTGCCATAAGTTTAGCAGTTGCAGCAATTCCAGAAGGGTTAGCTGCTATAGTTGCTATAGTTTTAGCACTTGGAGTTACTAGAATGTCTAAAATCAATGCAATAGTTAAAAAACTACCAGCAGTTGAAACATTAGGCTCTGTAAACATAATATGTTCAGATAAAACAGGTACTCTTACTCAAAATAAAATGACAGTTGTAAAACATTACACTCTAAATAATATTAAGGATGTACCCACTACAGAAACTGAATTTAATGCGAATAAAGATGAAGCGGAATTAATAAAAACATTAGTTTTATGTTCAGACGCTACTTATGAAAATGGAGAAAGTACTGGAGACCCTACTGAAGTAGCTTTAGTAGTATTGGGTCATAAGTATAAGCTTCCAAAAAGAGAATTAAATTCTAAATATGAAAGAGTTGGAGAAAAGCCATTTGATTCAGATAGAAAATTAATGTCAACCCTGAATAAGGAAGGAAAGGGATATAGAGTTCATACTAAGGGAGCTATTGATAATTTGTTAAAGATTTCAACTCATGCTCTTGTAGATGGAAAAGTAGTTCAACTAACTGAAGAAATGAGGAAAAAGTACTTAAAAGTAGCAGAGGAAATGTCAGATGATGCACTTAGAGTGCTTGGTGCAGCTTTTAAGGATACAACAAGTGTAATATCTCCTGATGAAATGGAAAAGGATCTAACTATCATTGGGTTAGTAGGAATGATAGATCCTCCAAGAGTTGAGGTAAAGGATTCTATAAAAGAAGCAAAAAATGCAGGTATAACCCCAGTAATGATAACTGGCGATCATAAAAATACAGCTGTTGCAATAGCTAAAGAATTGGGAATTGCAGAATCTATAGAACAAAGCTTAACAGGTGCTGAAATAGATGAAATGTCAGATGAAGAATTCTCAAGAAAAATAAACAAATATAGAGTATTTGCTAGGGTTTCTCCTGAGCACAAGGTTAAGATTGTTAGAGCTTTTAAATCTCATGGAAATATAGTATCCATGACTGGAGATGGGGTAAATGATGCTCCTTCATTAAAGTATGCAGATATAGGTGTTGCCATGGGTATAACTGGTACAGATGTTGCAAAAGGTGCTAGTGATATGATTCTTACAGATGATAACTTTACAACTATAGTTCATGCTATTGAAGAAGGTAGAAATATTTATAACAATATTAAAAAAGCAGTAATATTTCTATTATCATGTAATCTAGGTGAAGTTGTTACAATATTGGCTTCTATATTGTTTGGTTGGCCAGTACCACTTTCAGCTACACAGATTCTTTGGATTAATCTGATGACAGATAGCTTACCAGCCATTGCACTTGGTGTTGATCCTGGTGATCATGATGTTATGAAAAGAAAACCAAGGAATCCTAAGGAAAGCTTCTTTGCAGAAGGTGCAGCAACTAGAGCAATTATTGGTGGTGTATTAATAGGTATACTAACTCTAGCAGCTTTTTATTTCGGACTAAGCGAATTTGGTTATGGCTTAGGCTCAAAGGATATACCAGAACATGTATTAACCTACGCTAGAACAATGTCATTTGTCGTATTAGCAGCTTCACAATTATTTTATTCATTAACGATGAGAAATTCAATCAAGTCCATACTACAAGTTGGATTATTCTCAAATAAGTGGTTAATAGGTGCTATAATCGTAGGCTTTGTTCTACAGCTTGGAGTTATATCCATACCATTTCTTGCAGATGTATTTGGTGTTCATAATTTAAGTCTAAGAGACTGGGGCCTAGTAATAGGGTTTGCCTTAGTTCCGTTAGTAGTAAATGAAATGATTAAGGCATTTGCAAGACTAAAGGCATAA